GCCCTCGCCCTTTTCCTACTGGCCATGCTGCTGGGCAGTGAGTGGGGCACCCATCCGTCTGGGTCCTCAACCCACACAGCCCAATCCAGTGCTCTTATGGAACAGATGGAGAGTGTCTTCgttacctaaaaaccaaaaaaaacaaaccttttgccattgagttgattgcgactcacagtgaacctTAAGGACagggtggagctgccccatagggtttccaaggaacgcccggtggatttgaactcccaatcttttggttagcagctatagctcttaaccaccatgccaccaagcTTTCTCTTAGTTAACttggtgctgctataaaagaaatacaacaaataggtggctttaacaaatagaaatttattttctgacagttcaggaggctagaagtctgaatttagggtgccagctccagggtaaggctttctctctcagtcagctctggaggaaggtccttgtctcttcgagCTTCTGCTCCCAGGCGATCTTCCAGGCTTGGCATCGCTCTTCCCCCATCCCTGCTCTGCTAGTttatttaatctcctttatatctgaaaagagattgattcaagacacacactacactaatcctgctttattaacgtaacaaagacagccccttcccaaatgggattataaccacagacatagaggttaaaaaaaaaagaggttaggatttaggaTTAGAACGTATGttttgggaagacacaattcaatccataacagggagacTGAGGTGGGACCAGGACGGTACTTGATTTGTTGATCGGGACTAATGTCCcgaaacaaaaagccaaacctgttgcagtcaagttgatttcaacacatatcAACCCtccaggtcagagtagaactgccccatagagtccccgaagagcagctggtggatttgaactgctgaccttctgtttagcagctgagcccttaaccactgcaccaccagggctccaatgtcccAAGGGGGCATTTATGAGAGAAAGAGGGGAGACCCTGAGCTACTagactcagtttctccatctgtaaaatgggcacagcCTAGTTCCTCCCTCGCAGGGAGGTTGTGGGATTTAAATGGACATATTCCTGGCATACagcaagtactcaataaatgcacATGAGTGAATAAGTgattgagtgagtgaatgagtgaatgactcTATGTCAGAGAAAGACAGGACCCCCACAGTATCCATGCTTTAGTTTGTCCATTTGGAAAGTGCCTCTTACATGTCCCCCGGGGTCCAGGACCCAGCGCCaccacctccaggaagccctcagaTGTAACAGGAGCAATACTGACCATCAGACACTAACTATCCCTGGCCTCAGGCTCGCCCTCCCACAGGaagcccattttgcagatggggagACAGAGGCATGAGAGGTCCAGGGACCGGGTCGAGGTCACAGAGTGGCTCTGTCCTCCCCACCCAAGTGGGGGCACTTTGGCGGCCAGGCACCAGATAGGGACGTGTTAACACCCAGTCCCCCCAGGTGCATCCCAGGCAGCTGAGGTCGTGGGTGGGCGGGCTTCGGAGCCCCACTCCAGGCCCTACATGGTGTCACTGCAGCTGGGGGGGGTCCCCCGTGCCCACTTCTGTGGAGGTACTTTAATCCACCCGAGATTCGTGCTGACGGCAGCCCACTGGCTGCAGAACACATGAGTGcaggggtctgagggaggaggcagCCCAGCCCTGGGGCCTGAGGGTGGAGGCATCACTGTGGGGTCTAAGGGAGGAGGCACCACTGTGGGGTCTGAGGGGGAGGGACCCCTGTGGGGAAGAGCAAGACAAGGTCATCATGTCCCCTGAGTCAGGTGCAGGGGAGGAGCAGCGTGGTAGGGAGGACGAGTGGGGTGTAGGGAAGACTGGGAGGCAAGCACCTTGCTCCCTCAGGGACCCCACCCAGGTGAGCATGGTGCTGGAGGCCCATGACCTGCAGACCCTCGAGCCTACCCAACAGCGGTTCATGGTCTTGCGTCTGTTTGAGAACAACTACAACCCAGAGGAGAAGCTCAACGAGGTACTCCTTctgcaggtgggggcaggggccGGAGTGCAGGGGCCCAGGAGATGGGGGACTCAGGGGGCCAGGAGTCTGGGGACTGGGATGTTGGAGGTGGAACCAACAGGGCCCACAGGACCCTCGTTCATTGATCAGTTTATTCATTCAgcgtttactgagcacctaccgtATATCAGACTCTGTGCAGGGTCTTCATGGAGCTCTGGGTGGGGGAAGGCATTAAAACAACAGTCTCACAAATGGACCATCCCTTGCACCAGGCTTTGCCCCACCTGTGCCTCCTCCCACCAGGTGCACTGCCCCCAATGTCCACTCAGCGCCTCCCTCACCTCTCCAAGGTCCTTACTCCAACCTCCCCTGTCTCGGTGGCCTTCCCTGGCCCCATGTGGAATGGAAACCAGCCCCATCCCCTGTCTAGCCCTCGGAGCTCTTCCCAGCCCTGAAAGCTCAGCTCCACAGGGCAGAGGTTTCTGTCCATTTATTCACTTTTGGATCCTGTGGCACAGAATAGGGCACACAGTTGGTGCTCCATAAGTGctttgtgaatgaatgaatgagatagTTAGAAACGTTGCAATGAGGAGACCTGTGGCGCTCAGAGAGTGGCCAGAGTAGGAGGGTCAGTCCTGGGAGACTCCCAGGAGGAGGTGACCTCTCAGCCGAAGAGGAGCCTGAGAGGGAGTGGGCCTGAGGGACAGAATGACTTGTGGGTTTGAAGCACTGGCATGTCAAGAGGCAGGCAGGCGCAGGAACCTGGGGGTGAGCTCTCACTGCCCGCCCTCCTGCCCCAGCTGGACCGCCTGGCCGTCCTCAACGCCCAGGTGGCGGTGGCCCCACTGCCACGACAGGACCAGCCTCTGCCCCATGGTACACAGTGCCTGGCCACGGGCTGGGGCCACTGGAGCACCCACATGCCAGTGCCCCGGGTCCTGCAGGAGCTGAACGTCACTGTGGTCACCTTCCTGTGCCGGCCACACAACATCTGCACAATCATACCCTGCCGCAGTGCCAGCATCTGCTTCGAAAGTGGCCGGCTCAGCCCCCACACCGGGCACCACAGTTGGGTGGCAGGAGGGACTTCCACAAAGGGTGGGGGCTGCCCTGATGCAGAGAGACCCCAGGAACTGTCTGGGGAGGGTGGGTGACCAGCTGGGGTTCGAATGCCTTCTTCTCACTAAGCAGCTACACAGgtggtgcctcagttttcccatctggaaggtgggcagaaccatgggcaGGCTTGGCGGCCCTGGTGGGTCTGGGGGGCCCTGGGGCTCCTCTCTCACACCACAGGGAGTTGTGGGTGACCTACCCAGGCACAATTCTGGGGAACCCAACCAGAACCTGAAGGTCCAGTATACAGCAGAAAGCTTATAAACACCGGCTTTCCTCTGGAGCAGCCTTGGCCCCTCTCCGGAGCTGGTGTTTTAAAAATTCTGGCCTTGAGATGTTTCACCTTGAAATGGTGTTGGCTCCCAGCTCCCTTTCCCCAGTGTAGCCCGGGTGAGTGACTGGCTGTCCCCTCCACCTCCAGGGGGACTCCGGAGGCCCCGTGATCTGATTCGGGAATGTGCTACCCAGCAGTACCCTGACTTTTTCGCCCGGGTCTCCCTCTACGTGGACTGGATCTGCCCCGTGCTGGCTGAACAGAGTGGGGGCGAGGGTGGCTCCTGATTCAACCCCTCCTGTAGAACCCTCCCTGCAGGCCCTGAGGCTGGACCCCAATCCATAATGGGGGGACTTTGGGCAGAGGCAGGGCAGATCTTTCCGGAAATCTGCTTTCTCTAAGCAGTGTCTATGGACCATCCTTCTATCACCCCGACCTGTTCCAGACACTTCACCCCCCCAGGTGACATCAATAAAACACGAACCCCTTCTTCTGGCTCCTTGTCTGTCCTTCCCATGTGTGGAAATAGGAGGCTGCCCAGAGTCCCAGGGTCTGAGTACCAAACCCCAAACTCAAGATGAGGGCCAGGGCAGGGGCCTGGGTGCCCAGTCACAGCAGTAGGCTCTGACCTACCACAGATGTAGTTCTAACCCAGCTCACTagtgtgactctgggcaaattGCTGgcctcctctgggcctcagttttctcatctggaaagtgGAGTGCCCTGATATCTCCAGAACTGGCCCATGGGGCTGAGGGTGTCGTGGCTAGCCCTGTCCTGCAGCTCGGGGGCTCCTTACCAGGCTGTTATAACATGCAGgtgatcagggctgtgatggggcaCACCAGAGCCTGTGGGGTTCCTGACCCAGCTGCAGGTGGGAGGAAGGGCCGTTAGGGGGACTTCCTGGGGGAGGCAGCAATGCCTGAGCTGAATGTCAAGAGAAGGGCCCACCAGGCAGAGGCATGGCACAATACCAGGAACAAGCTTGGGGATGTGAGGAACAGTGAGGCAcgtggggaggtgagagggttGGACTATACAAGGCTACTTGGGACATGGTGACAAGGTGGATTTTATTACTCCTGGTATTGGAAACCTtcgtggtgtagtagttaagtgctacagctaataaccaaaaggtcagcagttcaaatccaccaggcgctccttggaaactctatggggcagttctactctgtcctgtagggtcactatgagtccgtaatcgacttgacagaataGGGAGCCTCTGAAGGGGTAAGCAGGGGCAGGATGCCCCCTGGCTGCAACATGGGAAATGAACTGGAGAGCAGGGGTGAGCCCAAAGGAGATGCCCGAAGCTGAGAAGAGTCAGGGGTCATCAGCCAGCTGTGGAGAGTGCAAGAGTCCACAGGAATGAGGCACCCATGCTGGTAGGACACACCTAAAGTTGGAAGCAGCTCCTTTCTTATTACTTTACTCTGCCGCCACCTGGTGGCGGCATACCAATTCAAAAAGCCTGAGATGGGAAATGTATATGGATGAGTTTCTGGGaacaggagcactggtggtgcagtggttaaggtcttggcagctaacccaaaggtgggcggtttcaacccaccagtcttcttgcaggagaaagatgtgacagtctgcttccgtaaagatttacggccttggaaaccctgtggggcagttctactctaccctatagtgtcactgtaagtaagaattgacttgatggcagtgggtgtggtttggttttgaagTTTCAGGAGGGGGCTGGGAATTCTCAGCCTTTTCCTGCAGCCCAGGGCGGGGGAGTTTTCTGCAAAAGGTCCAGAGGGAACCAGGCCCCCCAGTCTATGCCCAGCATTGGAAGGAAACCCGGTTTGCTGGAGGAAACACCCAGGGTAGTATTAGCCCTTTATGGGGacagaaaaacccagaaaacGTCAGTCCTGGGCATTTTCGATGGGCTCATATGTGTGAAAATTGATGCAGAGGAAAGTTTTGGAAGGAAGCGTAGCAAAGAGAAGACCCCAGGGGCTGGGGGTGCTGCGTTGATTGGCTAGAGGTTGGCAGGGGTTGTTGAAATTTAGGCAACAAACCCACAGGAAGAACAGGCAGAATGGTCAGCAGATGAGAGGGAGTGACAGGTCCCCCGTGGGGGCCCAGGGAGGGGTCTCGGCAGCCAGGGGCCACACAGCCTGGTGGACCACTCCTGACAGCTTAGGGGCCTCCCAGCCTCCAGTGGGTGGGGGAAAGACGGTCAAACTATTATTTTCCTATTGCAGCGTAACTTGGATCAAGCACCGTGCACATTTCGTAATTGTAAGCTCCATAGCTCTTTACTTGGTTATAGCCCCTATTACCACTATTTGGTTATCGAAATAGAACTTTCCAGGTCTCCAAAAGCCCCCACATCTGTGTAGATTGAATTCTTGGTTTATATTTAAATACGAGTCTTCTCCCACGCGTCTGTCGGTTTGTCGTCCTGTGGCGTCTTGCAAGCCACCGgttttcaaatgccagcagggtcgcctatggcagacagatttcagctgagcttcgagaatgagacagactaggaagaaagacctggcagtctgcttctgaaaagaattagccagtttcgaaaactttatgaatagcagaggaacattgtctgatacagtgctggaagatgagccccccaggttggaaggtgctcgaAATGAGTCTTCGAGCAAAATAGTGTTAATAACCAAGTCTCTGGTGgaaggcgcagtggttaagagctatggctgctcgccaaaaggtcagcagttggaatccaccagccactccttggaaaccctaggctgcagttctactctgtcctacagggtcgctatgagtgggaaccaacttgatggtgatgggtttttattttttagtggaaTCGGGTTTCGATTTAAAGTCTTAGAGCTTGTCTTTTGTTATAAGGATAACAGTTTTACACACTCTGATAAGGACAAGGAGACCAACCGAACTTCGGGTTTAGAGCCGAGGAGGATTGTATCCAGCGACTTGTGTACCAGTTATTATAGATAAACTTCACAAAAAcagcctcacacacacacacgctactCACCCGTGTGTACGCAGGCAAGTGGGAAAAAATGACTGAAGATATCAACACTTTAGCCAAAGAGAGGCTCTCAAATACATCACCACCAGCACCGTGGAGCTGACGCCGACTCACGGCGCCCCCGTGTGTGCtgaagcagaactgtgctccatggtatTGTCAATGGCTGACTgttcaaagcagattgccaggccgttcccctgacgtgcctctgggtggacttgaacctccaacctttcagttagcagccgagcgctttagctATTTGCTCCATTCAGGGACTCAACTACAatataaaaaaccaaccaaacccagtgctgtcgagttgattccgactcatagcgaccctacaagacagagtagaactgccctgtagtttccaaggagcgcccggtggatttgaacagccgaccctttggttagcagccatagcacttaaccactatgccaccagggtttccaaatacaatataaaaaaaagctGTGTTAATTTGGGATTACAATACTTCGGCTAGAACAAGGCAGAATTCATCCCTTTTAAAGAGCATCCGTGAGATAACAGACTTAATGTAACAGGTATCTTTCTCTGTTGACAGCACGTTCAGCCCCGTGTGCCAATGGCTCCTTTCTGCATTTGTGTAGATTACTAACCTGGTCTTGACTGTCTAAATTTTTAGGCTTAGTACACATGCATTATTTACTGATTAACAAATAAATAAGTGATTTATTACATGTTTGATAAAAAAAAGCCCCCGTGTGCCCCTCTCAGTCTATACCCTCCACGTCCCCCCTTTCATGAGATAATTAATGGTTAACAAACCCTCAAAGACAGTGCTTTGTTgtctaagcactttacaaacaTTATTTCGTTTAATCCCATGAGATGGAGCCTGTTATAACTTGGAATAtgcagacgaggaaactgaggcacagagggattAAGTGAGTGGCCTAAAGTTACACAGCAGGCAAGCGGAAACAAACCGAGATACGAACCCAGAACTGACACCCCTAATGACCATAGGGTGTGTGAATGTGGTATACAggtgatgctcaataaatgcagcCTTGGTTAAGTCTGGTCTCCCTCCCTGGGCCAAACTCCCCCAAAAGACATGACATCCTCCACTCTTCCCCCATCCACCATCCCTAGACTTGAAACAAGACTGTGTATGCAGCAGGTGCATACTAAGTGCTCTATGGTAACTTTAAGGCAGCAGAGTGGGGATCCCACCAAGGACAGGAGCGGGGGGAGGCAGGACTGGTTACTGCGTGTCTGACCAAGCTGGGGACGAAGAATGGACATTAATTGAGCACCTGCTGCATGCTAGGTCCTCACTGAAGAGTCCTGGGGATTCACCTGCCTGCAGTCACACAGTGAGGGGGTCCCCGGGACAAACAGGACCTAGGCGGGGCCCAGGCTCTGGGTGTCTCTGGGCTTCCCACCCCGTCTGCCCCAGAGACGGGTCTGTTGGCTCCCTTGCCTGAACTTGTCCTGGAGCCAGGGAGCCGGGGGACGTTGTGTCTTGC
This DNA window, taken from Elephas maximus indicus isolate mEleMax1 chromosome 3, mEleMax1 primary haplotype, whole genome shotgun sequence, encodes the following:
- the LOC126073991 gene encoding LOW QUALITY PROTEIN: myeloblastin-like (The sequence of the model RefSeq protein was modified relative to this genomic sequence to represent the inferred CDS: substituted 1 base at 1 genomic stop codon), encoding MHHGDLEGVLEQKKDISRELGKSRRSGDELGCAELQSGLTPATGHLGTSSVATATGTGVCVGGGLHGGMCYSEAVTMFPLSRDVQHGCGSGYPPIPVIPKEEVVMPGPAVDSALALFLLAMLLGSASQAAEVVGGRASEPHSRPYMVSLQLGGVPRAHFCGGTLIHPRFVLTAAHWLQNTXVSMVLEAHDLQTLEPTQQRFMVLRLFENNYNPEEKLNEVLLLQLDRLAVLNAQVAVAPLPRQDQPLPHGTQCLATGWGHWSTHMPVPRVLQELNVTVVTFLCRPHNICTIIPCRSASICFGDWLSPPPPGGLRRPRDLIRECATQQYPDFFARVSLYVDWICPVLAEQSGGEGGS